In Lacrimispora indolis DSM 755, a genomic segment contains:
- a CDS encoding anthranilate synthase component I family protein, which produces MNITPDCKEIEALAASYPVIPVCREIFADIVTPITLLRKIAAKSSRYYLLESIEGGEKWGRYSFLGYDPVLKVTLKDQVIRVHHYGQPEADKVIRTEKPYDVLRDILKDYRSPRLPGLPPFTGGFVGYFAYSMIGYAEPVLSIKKGACNDFDLMLFDTVIAYDHLKQKISLVVNMKTDRVMENYGKACARLESIAAMIGENTPLKKSAVTGRPNFRCNVTKEEFCSMVERAKEYIVDGDIFQAVLSRQFTSDYQDSLLNAYRLLRTTNPSPYMVYLHMDDTEIISTSPETLVRLKNGRLTTFPVAGSRPRGRDEEEDSRLSKELLEDEKELAEHNMLVDLGRNDLGKIAAFSTVEVTGYKMIHRYSRIMHICSQVEADITPDRDGFHAIEAVLPAGTLSGAPKIRACEIIEELETEPRGIYGGALGYIDFTGNMDTCIAIRMAVKSQGKVYVQAGGGIVADSVPEREYEESENKAKAVIRAIETAGEVND; this is translated from the coding sequence ATGAACATCACGCCGGACTGTAAGGAAATCGAAGCACTTGCTGCTTCCTATCCTGTCATCCCGGTCTGCAGGGAAATCTTTGCAGACATTGTAACACCCATCACCCTGCTGCGAAAGATCGCAGCCAAAAGCAGCCGGTATTATCTGCTTGAAAGCATTGAGGGAGGCGAGAAATGGGGACGTTACTCCTTTCTTGGCTATGATCCGGTCCTTAAGGTCACCTTAAAGGATCAGGTAATAAGAGTCCATCATTATGGACAGCCGGAAGCGGATAAAGTGATCCGGACCGAGAAGCCCTACGATGTGCTGAGGGATATCTTAAAAGATTACCGCTCCCCAAGGCTTCCAGGGCTTCCGCCCTTTACCGGAGGATTTGTAGGGTATTTTGCATACAGCATGATCGGTTATGCGGAGCCTGTCCTGTCCATCAAAAAAGGGGCCTGCAATGATTTTGACTTAATGCTTTTTGATACGGTCATCGCTTATGATCATTTGAAGCAGAAAATCAGCCTTGTGGTCAATATGAAAACCGACCGGGTCATGGAAAACTACGGGAAAGCCTGTGCAAGGCTGGAAAGCATTGCGGCCATGATCGGAGAAAATACCCCCTTAAAAAAGTCTGCAGTCACCGGCCGGCCAAACTTCCGCTGCAATGTGACGAAGGAGGAGTTCTGCTCCATGGTGGAGCGGGCAAAGGAGTATATTGTGGACGGGGACATTTTCCAGGCAGTGCTTTCCAGACAGTTTACAAGCGATTACCAGGACAGTCTCTTAAATGCCTACCGGCTTTTAAGGACCACCAATCCATCTCCCTACATGGTATATCTCCACATGGATGATACGGAAATCATAAGCACCTCTCCGGAAACCCTGGTCCGTTTAAAGAACGGGCGGCTCACCACCTTTCCGGTGGCAGGCTCCAGGCCCAGGGGAAGGGACGAGGAAGAAGACAGCCGGCTTTCCAAAGAGCTTTTAGAGGACGAAAAGGAGCTGGCAGAGCACAACATGCTGGTGGACTTGGGAAGAAATGATTTAGGGAAAATCGCAGCGTTTTCCACCGTAGAGGTGACCGGCTATAAAATGATCCACCGTTATTCCAGGATCATGCACATCTGCTCCCAGGTGGAAGCGGACATCACCCCTGACCGGGATGGGTTTCATGCCATTGAGGCGGTCCTTCCTGCAGGCACCCTTTCCGGGGCGCCGAAGATCCGGGCCTGTGAGATCATAGAAGAGCTGGAAACAGAGCCAAGGGGCATTTACGGAGGTGCCCTGGGCTACATTGATTTTACCGGGAACATGGATACCTGCATTGCCATACGCATGGCGGTAAAGAGTCAGGGAAAGGTATACGTTCAGGCGGGAGGCGGCATTGTGGCCGACAGCGTTCCGGAACGGGAATACGAAGAATCGGAAAACAAGGCAAAGGCCGTGATCCGGGCCATTGAAACAGCGGGGGAGGTAAATGACTGA
- a CDS encoding four-carbon acid sugar kinase family protein — MPQCIVVADDLTGANATGVLLKKMNYRTYTVMNSERLNLSLFDQCDCIIYPTDSRGASRETAYNRVFNVTNLLKNDEVKVYAKRIDSTLRGNVGSETDALLDALGQDYTAICAPCFPASGRVVIGGYMMVKGLPLHKTEAALDPKTPVSTSDVKKIFEAQSKYKVGSIQMNGMMEGKHVLADRIKALAEDGCRIIIMDCVTQEDLDLIADAAITSKIKFAAVDPGVFTSTVARKLIVPPDRERKNKILAVVGSVNPVTRKQMEELWLTQRTAHNIFVSAAKFLESDESREGEINRAVNEVLEASKSFDILTVTGDGIYPENRIDFKKYESGFPGGVDEMTGLICDSFAEITRRIFTSNSSFQGIYSSGGDITVAICRSFHTAGLCLLDEVLPLAAYGTFLKGDFEGVSIITKGGMVGEPDAANRCITYLKEKLFM, encoded by the coding sequence ATGCCTCAATGCATTGTGGTAGCAGACGATTTAACCGGGGCAAATGCCACCGGGGTCCTGCTTAAGAAAATGAATTACCGGACCTATACCGTAATGAATTCCGAACGGCTGAACTTGTCGCTGTTTGACCAGTGCGACTGCATCATATATCCCACAGACAGCAGGGGAGCAAGCAGGGAAACTGCTTACAACCGGGTATTTAACGTGACAAACCTTTTAAAAAATGATGAGGTCAAGGTATATGCAAAACGCATTGACAGCACCCTAAGGGGCAATGTGGGAAGTGAGACAGATGCTCTCCTGGATGCTTTGGGCCAGGATTATACAGCCATCTGCGCACCCTGTTTCCCAGCTTCCGGAAGGGTCGTGATCGGAGGATACATGATGGTAAAGGGGCTTCCCCTCCACAAGACAGAAGCTGCCCTGGATCCCAAGACACCTGTGTCCACATCAGATGTGAAGAAAATATTTGAAGCTCAGAGCAAGTATAAGGTGGGCAGCATTCAGATGAACGGCATGATGGAAGGAAAGCACGTTCTGGCAGACAGGATCAAAGCCCTTGCAGAGGACGGGTGCAGGATCATCATCATGGACTGTGTGACCCAGGAGGATTTGGATCTGATCGCAGATGCGGCCATTACAAGCAAAATCAAATTTGCCGCGGTGGATCCGGGAGTGTTTACTTCCACCGTTGCAAGAAAGCTGATCGTTCCGCCGGACAGGGAGAGGAAAAACAAGATACTGGCTGTGGTGGGAAGTGTAAATCCTGTGACAAGAAAACAGATGGAAGAGCTGTGGCTGACCCAGCGCACCGCCCACAATATTTTTGTTTCCGCTGCAAAATTCCTGGAAAGTGATGAAAGCAGGGAAGGGGAAATCAACCGGGCAGTCAATGAGGTACTGGAAGCCAGTAAGTCCTTTGATATCCTGACCGTCACGGGAGATGGGATCTATCCGGAAAACAGGATCGATTTTAAAAAGTATGAATCCGGTTTTCCAGGCGGGGTAGATGAGATGACCGGACTGATCTGCGATTCCTTCGCGGAGATCACCCGCAGGATATTTACAAGCAACAGCAGCTTTCAGGGAATCTACAGCAGCGGAGGGGATATTACGGTAGCCATCTGCAGAAGTTTCCATACCGCAGGCTTATGCCTCCTTGATGAGGTCCTTCCCCTTGCAGCCTACGGGACGTTTTTAAAGGGAGATTTCGAAGGCGTGTCCATCATAACAA
- a CDS encoding toll/interleukin-1 receptor domain-containing protein has protein sequence MMANNMIINSGVINGNVIQKSAAGTPLTAEKESQKTGGGISSKYKYDVGISYASEQERYVTRVAKILEKENLRVFFAPNREEEFLGRDMITEFYDIYRYESMFVACFVSRDYLDKDITMHEAKTAMLREKEEKRNCLIPVYFGGSRLKELDPDIHFLDADRLREVEVAEKIKIIIHSFEKRNR, from the coding sequence ATGATGGCAAATAATATGATCATAAACAGCGGAGTGATTAACGGAAATGTAATACAGAAATCTGCAGCCGGGACCCCATTAACGGCTGAGAAAGAGAGTCAGAAGACCGGAGGAGGCATTTCCAGTAAATACAAATATGACGTTGGCATTTCCTATGCCAGTGAACAGGAACGGTATGTGACAAGGGTTGCCAAAATTCTGGAAAAAGAAAACTTAAGGGTGTTTTTTGCTCCTAACAGGGAAGAGGAGTTTTTGGGACGGGATATGATCACGGAGTTTTATGATATTTACCGCTATGAAAGCATGTTTGTGGCATGCTTTGTTTCCAGGGACTATTTGGACAAGGATATTACCATGCATGAGGCGAAAACAGCCATGCTGAGGGAAAAAGAGGAAAAGAGAAATTGCCTGATCCCGGTATATTTCGGCGGATCCCGTTTAAAGGAGCTGGATCCGGACATTCACTTCCTGGATGCTGACCGGTTAAGAGAAGTAGAGGTTGCTGAAAAAATAAAGATCATCATTCATTCCTTTGAGAAAAGGAACCGATGA
- a CDS encoding anthranilate synthase component II, giving the protein MILLIDNYDSFSYNLVQMFGGLNPDIRVIRNDEMTVEEIRDLSPSHIILSPGPGYPKDAGVCEDVVRNLSGTVPILGVCLGHQGICEVFGAEITHARKLMHGKQSLLTIDVSDPIFFGLPEQIPAARYHSLIAAKDSLPDCLTVIGSDDMGEVMAVKHKEYPLYGLQFHPESILTPNGMTILKNFLSIHIKEAD; this is encoded by the coding sequence ATGATTCTTTTGATCGATAATTATGACAGCTTTTCCTACAACTTAGTCCAGATGTTTGGCGGCTTAAATCCTGATATCAGGGTCATACGAAACGATGAGATGACCGTGGAAGAAATAAGGGACCTCTCCCCCAGCCATATCATCCTCTCCCCAGGTCCCGGCTATCCAAAGGACGCCGGCGTGTGCGAGGACGTAGTCAGAAATCTTTCGGGAACAGTCCCTATCCTTGGGGTATGTCTGGGACACCAGGGGATCTGCGAAGTATTCGGCGCAGAGATCACACATGCAAGGAAGCTGATGCACGGAAAGCAGAGCCTTCTCACCATTGATGTTTCTGATCCCATCTTTTTCGGGCTTCCGGAACAGATTCCGGCAGCCAGGTATCACTCTCTTATCGCAGCAAAGGATTCCCTTCCTGATTGTCTGACCGTTATCGGGTCCGACGATATGGGGGAAGTCATGGCGGTAAAGCATAAGGAGTATCCCCTTTACGGACTTCAGTTCCATCCGGAATCAATCCTGACGCCAAACGGGATGACCATACTTAAAAATTTCTTATCCATTCATATAAAGGAGGCAGATTAA
- a CDS encoding SH3 domain-containing protein, giving the protein MKLLELHYGFWAQMRDWPVAVRAALVIGITFTVVFIFLMPLLMKLIFVFIRLADLVIKGVYWGIISLAEVLLSGKSQTERSSILNRISGIAEAVSSGMCGFSKKVAKKKRISFGMFFGIYLVLTVAIALPEMLRSIVNENYLPAFSVINSGYRSLEQGVLKKAEAYPPLFKQKERKAEAENESEDLPDENDEQVMLSLSKEGRGGSNIRAEASAKSSIIRTVSGDASLLYLNQENHWVYVRLEDGREGWIKDSLVEGLPKE; this is encoded by the coding sequence ATGAAGCTATTAGAATTGCATTATGGATTTTGGGCCCAGATGCGGGACTGGCCTGTTGCAGTGAGGGCGGCTCTGGTGATTGGTATCACTTTTACGGTGGTCTTTATTTTCTTAATGCCGCTTTTGATGAAATTGATTTTTGTATTCATCCGGCTGGCAGATTTGGTCATCAAAGGAGTTTATTGGGGGATCATATCTCTTGCCGAAGTTTTATTATCAGGAAAAAGCCAGACGGAACGGTCATCAATACTGAACAGGATATCAGGAATTGCTGAAGCAGTCAGCAGCGGAATGTGCGGTTTCTCGAAAAAAGTGGCAAAGAAAAAAAGGATTTCCTTTGGCATGTTCTTTGGGATATATCTGGTACTGACAGTTGCCATCGCTCTTCCGGAAATGCTGCGCAGCATTGTAAATGAAAACTACCTGCCTGCTTTCTCTGTTATAAACAGCGGGTACCGCAGCCTGGAGCAGGGGGTTTTAAAAAAGGCGGAAGCTTATCCGCCATTGTTTAAGCAAAAGGAAAGAAAGGCGGAAGCTGAGAATGAAAGCGAGGACCTGCCCGATGAGAATGATGAGCAGGTCATGTTATCCCTTTCAAAAGAAGGAAGGGGCGGTTCTAATATCAGGGCAGAGGCATCGGCAAAAAGCAGTATTATCCGGACCGTGTCCGGTGATGCAAGCCTGCTTTATCTGAATCAGGAGAACCATTGGGTATATGTCCGTTTGGAAGACGGCAGGGAAGGGTGGATCAAAGACAGCCTGGTGGAAGGGCTTCCAAAAGAATAG